TTTAACCCTTTCAACCTGAAAAAGAATCTTTTGACATATTAAACCCCGAGGTTGCATATTGTAACGATTTTGACCATTAAAACTCGTTACTTTTTTCTATTAAGTGTAGGGTATTTTAGTACTTTTACGCCCAACTGAGGTGTAAAATAACCAAAATACTCTTACACTTGACAAAAAAACTAACAGAGTTAGTGTTATGGGCCAAAACCGTTAGAAAATGCAGCCTCAGTGTCTGATGTGTCAAAAGATTCCTTTTTAGGCTGAccttaggggccaaaatagtaATTTACACAAAGATAAAGTTTTAATCGTCAAAATCACACCTTTAAGGCGCCGTCTATTCTGAGTGGCCGAAGAGATGCACTTGAAACTAGGCAGTTTTCAAACAGCCCAATGAGCTTCAAGTAATTTGGTTCTTCGTCAAATTTCATATTGGTTACCGTTTCAAGAAATTGTTTGAACGGTGACGGGCAAAGATAGCAAAGTAAGTCGGGAGATGTTGCCATCTTCTTTCTACAAACAAGAAACCCTTTGTTTTCTCCCTGTAGTTGAATAACCATTAGAACTTCATATATTTTATCTGATAATAAAATTACAAAACGAAAGCCAAGAAATTTATGAAACACATAACGGCTATACACCAAATTCTTCAAACCCAGGTAAAAATCTAAAAACAGAAACGATAAAAAATCCATACGACGTAAAGAACAATTAAAATCCATACGACGAAAAGAACACGACTGTGGGAATTTTCCCAAGAAAATATCAAACAATAAAGGAAATATATAACAAATAACAAATTCccaagaaaagaaaagaaacaaatgaaaaattttcaaaaaaaaaatttgctaaaaattaataaaaaaaagacAGTGGCTGTCGAATCTTCAATTGATACTCTTAAGAACCGTGATGTAAAAGCATGGAGGTATTTAAAAATTCCATATTCGGAAAATCCAATTAATGGTTGTAAAAAAACGTTCGTTAATAAGAACACATTCCCTAGAAAATAAACAATAACATGATAAACTCGAGAAACAAACTCACAATGAAGCCTTGCCATGGAAGCTTTCCTCTGAGAAGAAATATTAATGTATACGCCAAAGACTCGAGATCGTCCCTTCTACTTCCCGTCCTCCCTAAATGTGCATGTACGCTTGCATAACGTACTGTTCCCCTGTTTAGGAGAAAATACaaaatgtataaaaaaatataataagaaaATTATTAAAGAGGTAAAAAAAATTACCTGAAAACATCAGGCTTTTGGTCATACTCAACATGATTACCAGATGATGCGTCTCTCCATTTTGAagctaaaataaaaataaaaaaaagcgtCACAACCTTTTCTATAATGCATTTAAAAGATTTACAATACGGTACGAAAAAAGATGTACCTAAACCGAGATCAACCAAATACAACTTTTTCTCATTAGGTGTCCCGGGCTGACCGAGCAAAAAGTTTTCAGGTTTTACATCTCCATGAACAAAACTGAAAACATATAACAATTTTCAATCATATATGCTAATAGAAAACAATATAATTATCTATGAAAAAAAATGATGTGTGCGTAACTGCCTACCCTCGTAAATGAAGCTGCTCTAAGATCGATAATGCTTCCACTGCTATACAAGCAACCATTTCTTCAGAGAGACTATCCAAAAGGGCATATTTTAAAGTTATTTACAACTTtaagagaaaaaaaaatagaatttaaataaatatattaactATTAACATACATTTGGTTGCTAGAGTTCCAAACGTCCCATAAACTCGGGCCTAGTTTGTCCATAACCTAGATCAAACAGAATCGAGCATATTAGACTAATAAGCACCAATGAATCAAACCGACAAAAAAGGTAAATCTAATAAACTCACCAGGATATAGTAGTCTCCTTGACGGCCTTTGTGATGGACCATCGGAACACCGTAACATCCGTTCAGGGAACTTGAAGGAAAAAAATTAGCATTTGAGAATgcattttaatatttttagaattTTAGTACGGATTTAGAAAACCGCTCACCTGTAAACTTGCCACTCGTAAGGAGGGCCGTAACTACACCCCTTGCCATTTCGATGCTCCAATTTCAATGCAACCTACATCCCAATATatgaataatatatatatatatatatatatataattaatatatttttgatACGTAATTGTGAAAATTTAGTACCTCAACGGCGTCGGGGCCTGTGTTTCCTGAGCCACCGCTTACCCTTCTCCCTACGTAAACTTGACCGAATCCTCCTTTACCGAGTTTTCTTTCTAATTTGTACGCAGGGGAATTGCCAACTTGAACCTGAAAACGAATACATCAACATCTTAAACATTACTAATCAACCATTAATTAAAAACTTTTCAAAAAAGAAcattaattaaaaattataaacttgtataatTACCCTTTCAGGAACCGGGCTTGTGCTTCCTTCATCTTCGGCATCAACCGCCATTTTTTCCGCACTTCTACCGACAACTACTTGATTACAAACTCCAACATCCAAATTCAAAGGGGGGCGACCAACTCCACCACCAAATATGTCGGGATTTTTATCTTGATTTGTTGGTCGACCACCTCGACCTCTGCCAGCGGGCCTTGGCATTGGATAGAAATATCCGGGGACCACTGGACTGGCGGCAGGTGATTTTGGTGCCTGAACTTTGCCTCGTCGGGTTCCGCGTCGAGGAGTTGGGGCTAAAAGAGGCGCTGCATTGTCATCGACGTTGTTATTATTACCTTTTTTGGCTTGACGAACTCCACGTCTCAAATCCGGCATCTTCTTCCATGCACATATAAATATCCTCCGACCTCCACGAAAGATATACCTATAAATaatgataaaaaaaatcaagaaatcacCTTCATATATGCACAAGTTCATAAActaattcaagaaaaagatatgATCTTTTTATGCATCCTACCATTTACTCTAAAACGTAAATTTACACCGATAAAATAACTAAACTGGTCCTGCAAGAGAAGCCATTAGGATGCTTTTGAACAAATCTTTAAAATGAAAGTGTTTGCCCTAATATAAAACATCATCATAAATCCATAGTTTTGTTTCTATACAAGGCTTCAATCGGGCTATAACATATAGCACATGTTTAATATTCTTTTTAAACAGCCATTTATTGTGTAGCGCTAACTTGCAATGTTGACATTATCTCCTAAAATAGAATATACTTCCCTTTCCAAGACTTTTACCATCTTAGAGACGGTGTGCGCCACCACCAACTACTACGGTCAAAAAGAGGGAGTAACCAACCACATGTCCTATAGCAAGCGGGTGGTACCCGAAATCTCCACTAGAGATTCCAGACTCCTTATCATTAAGCCATAGCGTGGGGACTACCATCTTAAATACGTAAACAGTATTGACCAGAGCGAAAGGCACACAAAGAAATGAACTATCTTGAATCAAATTCATGTATAAAACTTGAGTAATCAAACACAACGCAGTGGATTATAATAATACAAAGAAGCATACACGAACGTATGCAAATGTCGAAATAGATTTTAGAACAAGAAATGCCGATTAAATCcgctcttgctgcatttataTTTCCCATAAATCATCCTAAATTGTTCATTCTTGGAACCTACTAAACCACAAAACTGATATCTAATCTGCTAAAATCACAGTACCAATCAAAAGTGTGTCTTTTTGGTATAATGATCTGATAAACCACACACAACAACAACATATCCAATTAACATTAATCATCAAGAACACAGCTTTATAAGAAAAAGATCCAAACCCATTTCAAAACAAGAAACAAACAACCCAAAACACAAATTAAAAATGCCCATATGCCAGATTCAATAAATCAAACACACATACACAGTACAATCAAGAAAACAGCAAACAGATCATCCAAAgttatcaagaaatgaaaaagattGAACCTTTAAGTTAATATGAAGTCCCCAAATGATGGATTGAAAAGGGTTGAATAAAAAAGATTGAAATCTTGATCAAAAAGATGATTGGTTTTCTGGAATTTAATAGGGAGAGGGGGTGGGTAAGTCGATGAGGGTTAGCGGTGATATGGCGCATGGAAAGACGGTGTAAGGTACGTATGGGCGTACGATagcaatgtcttgttcaccatggTTGTGCATCAATGGCTATGTGCTGGTGCGGATTCCTTCTTGGATTTAATGGGGCCTTTCACTTGTTGATTGGTGTAACAAATGGGCTCCTCCTTACCATGTTCATACCTATGTTTGTTTGGGCTCTTTTCTTACTTGTGGTTTTAATACTTTAATTCacaaatattaaaataaataaacttttgtatGAGGGGTGTGAGCTAACCTAATGGGTAAAGGTGAGTTAACTTGGGTCCACTAGACCGGGCACAATAAGGGGGGGTATCCTCTACAGGCGAGCGTATGATTTAGTTTTGATTACATTATTCTAGAATCACACCATTCATTACCATTCTATTATGATTTTGTCTTTCTTTGCCAATAAACGGTGGGTGATCCTACATTAAGCATTGGCGTAACCAGTGAATCGAATGGTACTTGTCCTGAGTGACCCTTGGTTCTGGGTTTATGTGTTATAACTTCATAAAGTGtttgaattatgtattttgttcCGATATGCGTATCACCATGTAATACCTATGAAGGATAATGATATAAGTGCCATAAGTAGTGTTTAATATAATTGGTGTCCTTTTAAGTGTTTTTATTTCCTTATCTATCATTTGCGATTAATAAACTTGGTTTTGTGTGTGTCGCTCAAAATTAGAGGAAGCGGATGACAAAACATGGAGAATGAGTAATTGGAACTAATGAATAAAGTTGTTGAAAATTAATAAGTGATAAAAGATTATAAAATGAAAAATCGATGTCACTAAAATTAATTGTTAGAAGGAAAACTAGAATATCAATAGTTTAAATCTAATTATAAGGAATGATTGATGTACAAATATAACATCTGACAACACTTAGGTGGGGCCATGTATCATAGAGTGTGTTGGATGTGAAAACCAAACGACATGCCCTATATGGACGAGCCATGTATCATAATGAGCTTTTGATGCATAAAAGGGTCGCTCGACTTCACCTGGATGAGTCATTGTACAATAAGAAACATTTGGTGTATAAAGTTAGTGTGTCTACACAGGGCAATGTATCATAATAAGAGGAGTCAGCATAACCTCAGAAGACTCTTAAAGCGTGGAGGGTGACGGTTCAAAAATCTAAGTCTACATATGTTTAAAAAAACAACATTTTTCTCGCAGACTGTAAAgttttggtccacctcttctttacagatgtctgcagatgtggtcgaCAGACTGGAGACATTTTACCATTTAAAAAACAAACTGTACCGAAGTCTCTTATAAAGCTTGTTCAAAAAATAAAAGTATCACTCGAAGTATGCACAAGCTCAAGGATTTTGGTTTGGTATTCGTGTCTGAAGGTCAAAGGCATGCACATATATGAAGTTTTTACATCATTCGAACCAAAATTTGCAATCCCCTCTGCGCGTATGTAGGAGTTGGAGTAAAACACAAATGAGAAGCCTGCTAAGCATATTGGTTCTTCTTGTAAACTACTCAATGGTTGTTTTTCCTCCTTCCATGTTACGTATCAAACTTACTATTTTGAACATCAACATCATTCATCTTTGCTCCTTCTTAGACATATTTTAGCTTGTTTGGAAGCTGTCAAAAAATGTAAAATCATAAgtatctatctattatactaaagcaaaataaaggTTGACTATTTGACTTTAATGTGGCTATTCTCTTTGGCCAGAGAATTGGGATTTTAGGCGGcattttcttcttctctctaatTTCCTTCAATTCCTTCAATTCTCTGCGCGGTTTCTTTAGATTATATATGGAAGGTTGCAATCTTATTCAATAATTGGAAGTTTTATTAGGAAATTATGGAACCGTTTCCAATTATATCGCCTATATACAAATTATTTCTTTTAATCGGATGTTTGAAACGATCACTGAAGAAGCCTGCTATGTTTTATGTTCATCATCAAACTTCGAAATACAAGGATCGGTAAGTTGGATTCCACCTCTGTATgttaatttttagtttttattagaaaaccctaattttgtTGTATGATTTGTATGTTGTTGTTGATGTTAACGGATCCACTAATTGTTTTTGATATGAGATTTTAACCAGTTGATTGTTGTAATTTGTCTGTTTATTGATGTTCTAATACACCGTAATGGATTTCTATTTGTTTCTGGTTAATCCTCTTTTCTTAGTTTTCCAGTTCATTCATTCCATCATAAACCCTAATCGCTTATTTTGATTATGTATACAGATTTATTATGTTGCCATGTTGTTACGGAGTTTGAAAATTTAATAAAACAGACTTTTTGTTCTGtttatttgaatataatattgTTCTAATTTCAATTTTTTGTGTGTATTCTTATTTTCTTTGCAGATACGGAAGTTGGGTTTCTGGTTCATATGACGGATCCGTATAAATCTGAGTTGGTTAGGAACTCTGCTTTATTTGCCAATTTTATTTTGTTAGATGTTATAAAGTAATAGAAATCCATGAAATGCTATTACGAATTCGTTTCTCAAGTGTTGTATGGTTTTGTGCAGTTGGTCTGCTGATAGCAGGCTTCTCTTGAGTGGTAGCAAGGACTCTACCTTGAAGGTAACATTAATTTTGTTCATAATTGATTATAAATAATGAATAATCCAGATCAATTCTATAAATTTACAAGTACTGTTTTAATTTGTTATGATCTTAAACATGTTATATATTTAGGTTTGGGATGTGAGGACACAGAAATTGAAGCAAGACCTTCCTGGGCATGAAGATGaggttattattttttttaatttatattgtttttcttaaaaaaaaaaaagaaggttAACAAGAATAAAGGTCATTTCAACAAGATGATAATTATTATCATTCTTTTCTTTCAATTTGTTAAGGTTTTTGTTGTGGATTGGAGTCCAGATGGTGAGAAAGTTGCATCGGGTGGTCGGGATAGAGTTTTGAAGCTATGGATGAGTTAAAAACTTAAGAAAGCTTTTTGTATGTACTTCAAGGTGTACATGAACCATCTATTGCTCTCATATGGGTTGTGTTCCGTTATTAAGCATCAAACGCTTTACGTTCTTAGTTACATGTTTCCATTGTAAAGAACAGACATATGTAGACACATAGATGTATTATATGCATTTGTTATGTTTAGAATTCAGTTTTAAGTGAATTATAGTGAAACATGATGTAGGGATGTGATGCATCGGTGCTTTTGGATCGTACTGTCTTTATGGGGAGTGAGAAAGACACTCTACCAAATCAGTCTTTGAGGGGATTTATGATGTAATCCGATTAGAGCATCGGCCGATTCTCGTTTTCATTCGAAATCTTCAATTTGCAAAGAGCACTGGAAAGAGCTTTCATTATACAACTTCACCTCATCTTCCTACACAGGTTTCCACTTTATTCAAATGTTGCCCGAAACTCATATCAAACCCTTTATGCCTTTCTAAACACCAATTGTTGATATCTTATCTTCTAGGGTTATAGATTGTTTATGGTTGAAAAGTCAAAGATTGGCAAGTCTCTTACAATCAGGTTTCTCTATGTTCATTTTGTTAATCTTTTTCAAGTGTTATTGTGATCTATATTTATTTGGAGT
The Helianthus annuus cultivar XRQ/B chromosome 6, HanXRQr2.0-SUNRISE, whole genome shotgun sequence genome window above contains:
- the LOC110865594 gene encoding casein kinase 1-like protein HD16 isoform X1, translated to MPDLRRGVRQAKKGNNNNVDDNAAPLLAPTPRRGTRRGKVQAPKSPAASPVVPGYFYPMPRPAGRGRGGRPTNQDKNPDIFGGGVGRPPLNLDVGVCNQVVVGRSAEKMAVDAEDEGSTSPVPERVQVGNSPAYKLERKLGKGGFGQVYVGRRVSGGSGNTGPDAVEVALKLEHRNGKGCSYGPPYEWQVYSSLNGCYGVPMVHHKGRQGDYYILVMDKLGPSLWDVWNSSNQILSEEMVACIAVEALSILEQLHLRGFVHGDVKPENFLLGQPGTPNEKKLYLVDLGLASKWRDASSGNHVEYDQKPDVFRGTVRYASVHAHLGRTGSRRDDLESLAYTLIFLLRGKLPWQGFIGENKGFLVCRKKMATSPDLLCYLCPSPFKQFLETVTNMKFDEEPNYLKLIGLFENCLVSSASLRPLRIDGALKVGQKRGRLLIDSEDDGQPRKKTRLGTPATQWISVYTSRMPMKQRYYYNVADARLHQHVEKGKNDGLNISCVASALNLWAIVMDAGTGFTSQVYELSPVFLHKEWIMEQWEKNYYITSLAGATNGSALVVMSKGTTYTQQSYKVSDVFPFKWINKKWKEGFLVTSMTTAGSRWGIVMSRDATYSNQVVELDFLYPSEGIHRRWENGYRITAAAATEDQAAFILSTSKKRSQDVTQETLRTSAFPSTHVKEKWSKNLYIASICYGRTVS